The Lichenihabitans psoromatis genome contains a region encoding:
- a CDS encoding MFS transporter, producing the protein MTSERSDRPIDTIADLSARLDRLPATRAVWQLAVLLGLGFFFELYDLLFTGYVAPGLVKAGLLTATTPGLFGASGVASFVAALFTGLFLGTLVCGWLADRFGRRAMFTWSLLAYTTANVIMACQRTAFGLNTWRLIAGLGLGLEMVTIGSYLSELMPKAIRSRAFALCQGIGFVAVPVVAFLSYLLIPTAPFGVDGWRWVVLIGASAALPVWWLRVGLPESPRWLAERGRLAEAEAVVTRLETIVEAEYGRPLPPPQRIEPVQTRRRLRDLWHAPYRRRIVMMAGFNVFQTVGFYGFANWVPTLLVAQGITVTSSLAYTALIALAAPVGPLIGLMIADRFENKHVIVAAAIVYIACGLLFAETRNIVTIVPLGIGLTLASNVMSYSYHAYQAELFPTTMRARAVGFVYSWSRFSAIFTGFIIAFVLRTAGVPGVFLFISGAMLAAGRWSAFWVPEPATPLSSRSLRDRVACRTGRRAADRPGTPSSTPFVPQAAASVSARSVICLARPT; encoded by the coding sequence ATGACTTCAGAGCGCTCCGATCGTCCCATCGATACCATCGCCGACTTGAGCGCGCGGCTCGATCGTCTGCCGGCCACGCGTGCCGTCTGGCAGCTCGCGGTCCTGCTCGGCCTTGGGTTCTTCTTCGAACTCTACGACCTTCTGTTCACGGGTTATGTGGCGCCCGGCCTTGTGAAAGCGGGGCTGCTCACAGCGACGACGCCGGGCTTGTTCGGCGCAAGCGGCGTCGCGAGTTTCGTGGCCGCTCTCTTCACCGGGCTATTTCTCGGCACTCTAGTGTGCGGGTGGCTGGCGGACCGGTTCGGGCGGCGAGCGATGTTCACCTGGTCGTTGCTGGCCTATACGACCGCCAACGTCATCATGGCCTGTCAAAGGACGGCATTCGGCCTGAACACCTGGCGCCTCATCGCCGGACTTGGGCTTGGGCTCGAGATGGTGACGATCGGCAGCTACTTGTCGGAGTTGATGCCGAAAGCAATTCGCAGCCGCGCCTTCGCGCTGTGCCAGGGCATCGGGTTCGTGGCCGTGCCGGTCGTGGCTTTCTTGTCCTATCTGCTGATTCCGACAGCACCGTTCGGCGTGGATGGATGGCGTTGGGTTGTCCTGATCGGCGCGTCGGCGGCCCTTCCGGTCTGGTGGCTGCGGGTCGGGCTTCCGGAAAGTCCACGCTGGCTCGCCGAGCGTGGGCGGTTGGCTGAAGCGGAAGCGGTCGTGACCCGGCTCGAAACGATTGTCGAGGCCGAATATGGACGCCCGCTGCCGCCGCCGCAGAGGATCGAGCCGGTCCAGACGCGTCGACGCCTGCGCGACCTTTGGCATGCACCTTACCGTCGTCGGATCGTGATGATGGCCGGCTTCAACGTGTTTCAGACCGTCGGGTTCTACGGCTTCGCCAATTGGGTGCCGACGCTGCTGGTCGCGCAAGGCATCACGGTCACGTCGAGCCTCGCCTATACGGCCCTGATCGCCCTCGCGGCGCCTGTCGGGCCGCTCATTGGCCTGATGATCGCCGATCGTTTCGAGAACAAACACGTCATCGTTGCGGCCGCGATTGTCTATATCGCCTGCGGGCTGCTGTTCGCCGAAACACGCAACATCGTGACGATCGTGCCGCTCGGCATCGGGCTGACGCTCGCCAGCAACGTGATGTCCTACAGCTACCACGCCTATCAAGCCGAGCTGTTCCCGACCACGATGCGGGCGCGGGCGGTCGGCTTCGTCTATTCGTGGAGCCGCTTCTCGGCGATTTTCACGGGGTTCATCATCGCCTTCGTGCTCCGCACGGCCGGGGTCCCCGGCGTGTTCTTGTTCATCTCGGGCGCCATGCTGGCTGCGGGTCGCTGGTCGGCCTTCTGGGTCCCAGAACCCGCAACACCGCTCTCGAGCAGATCGCTGCGTGACAGAGTTGCGTGCCGGACCGGCAGACGTGCTGCCGACCGGCCGGGGACGCCTTCAAGCACCCCGTTTGTCCCTCAGGCCGCTGCGTCGGTCTCGGCACGTTCCGTCATCTGCTTGGCGAGGCCGACGTAA